One stretch of Methanobacteriaceae archaeon DNA includes these proteins:
- a CDS encoding VTT domain-containing protein codes for MLEELTTLLQNFIISYGALGIFFASILEQIIAPIPSTAVIMGSSFFIMGNSQVSFFSLEKLFLFIALPVAFGVTIGALIIYGVVYKIGKPFVDRWGKFIGLSWEEIEKTEEKYSKSNSLLLFLFMTWAIPIFPSVVISAFCGFIKFDIKKYIYVTFLGTLVKAFVLGFVAWQFGSLYSSLGPKMGISEDLVLIGLIIAFIVIITHKKYKK; via the coding sequence ATGCTTGAAGAACTAACAACGCTTTTACAAAATTTTATAATAAGTTATGGCGCATTAGGAATCTTTTTTGCCAGCATTCTGGAACAGATTATTGCTCCTATTCCTTCCACAGCAGTTATAATGGGATCCAGTTTTTTTATAATGGGGAATTCTCAAGTTTCATTTTTTTCATTAGAAAAACTATTTTTATTCATAGCGCTGCCAGTTGCCTTTGGAGTCACTATTGGTGCTTTAATTATTTATGGTGTAGTATATAAAATTGGTAAGCCATTTGTTGATAGATGGGGCAAATTTATAGGATTATCCTGGGAAGAAATAGAAAAAACCGAGGAAAAATACTCAAAAAGTAATTCACTGCTTTTATTTCTATTTATGACCTGGGCTATTCCTATTTTCCCCAGCGTAGTCATAAGTGCGTTTTGTGGTTTCATTAAATTTGATATTAAAAAATATATTTATGTAACTTTTTTAGGGACTCTGGTTAAGGCCTTTGTTTTAGGATTTGTGGCCTGGCAGTTTGGAAGTTTATACTCTTCTTTGGGGCCTAAAATGGGTATTTCAGAAGATCTGGTTTTAATTGGATTGATAATAGCTTTCATAGTTATTATTACCCATAAAAAATACAAAAAATAG
- a CDS encoding manganese efflux pump MntP family protein, whose protein sequence is MDLISIFLLAVGLAMDAFSVSITRGLTLKCNIKYALIIAIFFGGFQAIMPVLGWYSGMQLQSLISTVAPWIAFILLAAIGIKMIYESFSSEEECKFFSLKDLLVLSIATSIDAFAVGVTFAILNISIITPIIIIGLVTFVLSFIGVYIGKNVGHLFGNKIEILGGLILIGIGLKILLENIL, encoded by the coding sequence ATGGATTTAATTTCTATATTCTTATTAGCAGTAGGGCTGGCCATGGATGCCTTCAGTGTTTCCATTACCAGAGGATTAACTTTAAAATGTAATATTAAGTACGCTCTAATTATTGCCATATTTTTTGGAGGATTTCAGGCAATAATGCCAGTACTGGGCTGGTATTCTGGCATGCAACTTCAAAGTCTTATTTCTACAGTTGCTCCCTGGATCGCATTTATACTTTTAGCTGCAATCGGTATCAAAATGATTTATGAGAGTTTCTCATCAGAAGAAGAATGTAAATTTTTTTCACTTAAAGACTTATTGGTTCTTTCTATTGCAACCAGTATTGATGCCTTTGCCGTTGGTGTGACCTTTGCTATTTTAAACATTTCCATAATCACGCCGATTATAATCATTGGGCTAGTAACATTTGTTCTTTCATTCATAGGAGTTTATATTGGGAAAAATGTGGGCCATCTATTTGGAAATAAAATAGAGATTCTGGGTGGCCTAATTTTGATAGGAATTGGACTTAAAATACTACTGGAAAACATATTATAA